In Melitaea cinxia chromosome 29, ilMelCinx1.1, whole genome shotgun sequence, the genomic stretch GGGTCCACAGAAAAAGAACACGATGTAAGGTTAAATAAGGTATTAcaagttttaaaagaaaatgacGTGCTACTAAATGAAAAGAAATGCATCTATAAAACCAAAAGTATAGAATTTCTTGGTCATGAACTTTCAGGTAATGGAGTCAGACCACTAGATAAATACTTAActgcaataaaaaatagtagAACCCCCAATACCATAGAAGAAATTCAAAGCTTTTTAGGATTAGTTAATTTCGTTAGTAAATGGATCCCAGATTTAGCAACTCTTACTGAACCTTTGCGCGAAATGTTACGGTTAGGCTTAGGAAAGTcagtaaatatacaaaaatattggaCAGCTAGGCAAGACAAGGCATTTCAAGTACTAAAGAAAAACTTAGCCAATATTAGATCCTTAGGGTATTATAATCCTTCTGATAGGACCCAAGTTATTGCTGATGCCTCTCCTGTGGGTTTAGGTGCAGTATTGATCCAGATTGGCGAAGACGGTCCCCGTGTGATCGCTTATGGTCATAAAGCTCTTACAGACTGTGAAAAAAGATATTGTCAAACAGAAAAGGAAGCGCTAGCACTCGTTTGGGCTgttgaacattttaaaatatatcttttcgGCAAGGACTTTGAACTAGTAAGCGATCACAAACCATTGGAAACCATTTTTGGAAGAACATCTAAACCATGCGCTAGAATAGAACGGTGGGTTCTTAGGTTACAGGCGTACAGGTACAAAGTAATTTATCGTCCGGGCAAAACAAACATAGCAGACACCATTTCGAGACTTGGCAAAACTTCCCCGTCAGAACCATTCGACTCTGAAAACTATATAAACTATGTTGTAAATTATAGTAGACCTATTGCAGTAccattaaatgaaattaaagaacACTCTGCTGAAGACGAGGAAATTTCGAAAGTCAAGAAAGGCGTCTATTATAACGATTGGCACGATTCTATtaacaatttcaaattaatacaaaatgaactATGTTTTAATGATGACATCCTTCTTCGAGGTACAAGAATAGTTATTCCTCATAACTTGCGTAAACGTGTACTAGAAGCAGCCCATGAAGGACACCCGGGCATAGTAGCAATGAAGGCTCGTCTTAGAACAAAGGTTTGGTGGCCAAGAATTGATAAAGATACTGAACTTCTAGTAAAAGGTTGTCGAGGTTGTACTCTGGTATCTAATGCTACTCCACCACATCCAATGAAAAGACGAACACTTCCTGCTGAACCTTGGGTTGATGTAGCAATGGACTTTTTAGGACCCCTCCCTAGTCATGATTACCTTTTGATACTAGTTGATTATTATAGCAGATAtaaggaaattaaaataatgcgtCATATTACTTCCCTTGACACGATAAAGGTCTTGAAAGAAATTTTCTCCAGGTTAGGTTACCCGGCAACATTAACATGTGATAATGGAAATCAGTTCACTAGTGAAGTATTCCAGAACTATTGTAAAGAATGTGGTATCATCGTAAATAATACAATACCCTATTGGCCTCAAATGAACGGAGAAGTTGAGAGGCAAAAccgaaatgttttaaaaaggttaaaaatttgTCAAGCAGAAAGTCGAGACTGGAAAGAAGACctatttagttatataatgaTGTATAACAGTACACCTCATTCTATTATAGGCAAATCTCCCTCAGAATTATTTTACAGGAGAGTGTTTCGAGACAAGATCCCGTCAGCTCCAGACATGGAATTCAAAAAAGTTGATGAAGATGTAAGAGACAGAGATCTGCAACTGAAAGAAAAGGGGAAAGTTTATGGGGACCAAAAAAGAAAAGCAACGGATaataacatagaaataggtGGAAAAgtattagttaaaaatttagtaaGAGAAAATAAGTTGACCACAAATTTTGATCCCACTACACATACTGTGACTGGTGTAGCTGGTGGCGATGTTAATATTCGGAACGATGATACTGGGAAAGAATATCGTCGAAATATAGATCATTTGAAAAAAGTTAATGATTCTTGGACTGTAGTTGATAAAAACGTTAATAACGAGAATTTAGAACATGATaactaattaaactaaattatttatgattgaCTTGCATTGATTactatgttattatttacattttattttgtgtttaaaattatcatgaaaaatgtaataagtattataatgtaataagtatatattcATTGTTGAAGAAAATTGATGATTCGTATACTGTAgttgataaaaatgttaataatgagAATTTAGAACATAATaactaattaaactaaattatttatgattgaCTTGCATTGATAACTATGttattgtttacattttatttttaaaaaaatgttaaaaatgtaatattataatttaggtAATTGTaatcttcaaaaaataaaaataaagaagggaTGTAGTGTATGCGCAACCCGACTACGTCACTCGCTCACCGATCGTGTCCGCGGGTAGACGTGCTCGGTGTTCCGCATATACTATTATCGTGTAATTAATATAGAAAACTGTGTTTTATTGCTACAAGTAGACACGAGACATTACATATAGtaaatctaaatttattataatatgacaCAAAATTGTTTTCTAACTTTTTGGGATttaatcgcggtttattatgtttttttatgaataagtgatattatattaataacaaaaataaatattttttatgtataatgatATTGTGTcattataatgacacaaaatattattcaattataataacaaaaaattaatttaaataaaaaataattaatatacaaaataagatGTACCTACTATTTTATTCTGCTATTTCACGAGTATATTTTCCTACTTTTTTCTCGAAAATCATTATTAAACTACACAATAGAGTTTATAAAATggtaaatcaaatcaaatatattttttaaacaaagcaatacatttaatattgttaaaaaactttaaaaatatttacaattgaaTTTCGAAGACTAAGTTT encodes the following:
- the LOC123667756 gene encoding uncharacterized protein K02A2.6-like is translated as MSQASLTLTNLDHFDCEGDPTSVGTRWVKWKRALEIYLLAANIDIPLKKRATLLHVGGLALQEVYYNLPGAHAEEEEGVDVYTIALDKLDSYFAPKQSRIYERYLFRLMKQEEGEQFERFLLRLRNQAEKCQFYKKEDHIIDQITEKCRLVDLRKKILEIGDSITLDEIISKANALEVVARQLEQFKSDNRHNSNNFTKTDINKIDNKKKFGRPIRHKPFNTNCCRCGSSTHSSDAPKCPARDKRCVKCGFIGHFREHCRTRQKRKFCDYRTETVHKKPRTETKNDTDKSEIDYIFHLDDNETIKCNIGGVIVDMLIDSGSKCNVITDKTWLYLKNNGVQASNMIRNPNKRLISYGSKTPLDIMGCFDANISVIGDNSIKSTFYVIKNGTRNLLGKESAILLHVLKIGLQINALSKSHLNKSFPKFRGVTVQIPIDQSVKPVVQPYRRIPIPLEEKVAKKIKELEEADIIEEVNEPSPWVSPIVPVLKEGQEEVRICVDMRRANEAIIRENHPLPTMNELLPHFRKAKYFSSLDIKHAFHQLEIHKDCRYITTFSTSKGLFRYKRLMFGISCAPEMFQKILEKMLLGCEGTFNFIDDIIVYGSTEKEHDVRLNKVLQVLKENDVLLNEKKCIYKTKSIEFLGHELSGNGVRPLDKYLTAIKNSRTPNTIEEIQSFLGLVNFVSKWIPDLATLTEPLREMLRLGLGKSVNIQKYWTARQDKAFQVLKKNLANIRSLGYYNPSDRTQVIADASPVGLGAVLIQIGEDGPRVIAYGHKALTDCEKRYCQTEKEALALVWAVEHFKIYLFGKDFELVSDHKPLETIFGRTSKPCARIERWVLRLQAYRYKVIYRPGKTNIADTISRLGKTSPSEPFDSENYINYVVNYSRPIAVPLNEIKEHSAEDEEISKVKKGVYYNDWHDSINNFKLIQNELCFNDDILLRGTRIVIPHNLRKRVLEAAHEGHPGIVAMKARLRTKVWWPRIDKDTELLVKGCRGCTLVSNATPPHPMKRRTLPAEPWVDVAMDFLGPLPSHDYLLILVDYYSRYKEIKIMRHITSLDTIKVLKEIFSRLGYPATLTCDNGNQFTSEVFQNYCKECGIIVNNTIPYWPQMNGEVERQNRNVLKRLKICQAESRDWKEDLFSYIMMYNSTPHSIIGKSPSELFYRRVFRDKIPSAPDMEFKKVDEDVRDRDLQLKEKGKVYGDQKRKATDNNIEIGGKVLVKNLVRENKLTTNFDPTTHTVTGVAGGDVNIRNDDTGKEYRRNIDHLKKVNDSWTVVDKNVNNENLEHDN